A genomic window from Periophthalmus magnuspinnatus isolate fPerMag1 chromosome 16, fPerMag1.2.pri, whole genome shotgun sequence includes:
- the fam110d gene encoding protein FAM110B — MKPLTPIGSPSPLRLLNKGPDYLRRQIDGGSHGRSISAVERLEADKAKYVKSQQVINTKQEPVLVPCATPPPRRAGVSPGNITPHLPPRRSSNTAFSTLSDSVASKDENENYDSRKENKRTSVDVEANNRSNVNNVLPPSPRTPAIHSLVAPHSAPVVRRSTGKRMLRPDSLVIYRQKKECKSPSSSGPGENNISEIRGYSFVRRLFQGSMREKSSGGDSRIQKMVIGEERASSRDGDSRMSWTNEKDTVDSGPESRRSSKMDHDRSPGSLPSPGFSTLEKTEVINGTNDNITNGIHSSNQDENDPWKRASPPVHRRQLGDLRRSKSDLQIRSSVALSEPEHFFAFCGLDMEMIECLGRENFLSGASSIDTLSLALRSVVEGCGGSEPSEFSRHSGDGLFEEELVETLPTGVSIIERNARVIKWLYGCKNAAREGPKESTV; from the coding sequence ATGAAACCGCTAACACCAATCGGCTCCCCTTCCCCTCTGAGGCTCCTCAACAAGGGCCCGGACTATCTGCGCAGACAGATAGACGGAGGAAGCCACGGGCGTTCCATTAGTGCCGTGGAGAGGCTGGAGGCAGACAAAGCTAAATATGTCAAGAGCCAGCAGGTAATCAACACCAAGCAGGAGCCCGTGCTGGTCCCATGTGCCACCCCACCACCCCGGCGAGCTGGGGTTAGCCCTGGGAACATAACACCTCACCTCCCTCCACGCCGCTCCTCCAACACAGCCTTCTCCACCCTGTCAGACTCTGTCGCCTCCAAAGATGAAAACGAAAATTACGACTCCAGAAAAGAGAACAAAAGAACTTCAGTTGATGTGGAGGCGAACAACAGGAGCAATGTGAACAATGTTTTGCCTCCAAGTCCTAGAACACCTGCTATTCACAGCCTGGTGGCCCCACATAGTGCGCCGGTGGTTAGGAGAAGTACTGGCAAACGTATGCTGAGGCCAGACTCACTTGTCATCTACCGACAGAAGAAAGAGTGCAAAAGTCCAAGTAGTTCTGGACCAGGAGAGAACAATATCTCTGAAATCAGGGGTTATAGCTTTGTCCGACGCCTCTTCCAAGGATCTATGAGGGAGAAAAGCAGTGGAGGAGACAGTAGAATCCAAAAAATGGTGATTGGTGAGGAGAGGGCCTCTTCACGGGATGGAGATTCCCGAATGTCATGGACCAATGAGAAAGACACTGTAGATAGTGGACCAGAAAGTAGACGGTCTAGCAAAATGGATCACGATCGCTCTCCTGGGTCACTACCAAGCCCAGGTTTCAGCACATTAGAAAAGACTGAAGTTATAAATGGTACCAATGACAACATTACTAATGGCATCCACTCAAGTAACCAAGATGAAAATgatccatggaaacgagcatcTCCACCAGTTCACAGAAGGCAACTGGGAGATCTGCGTCGTTCAAAGTCAGATCTCCAGATCCGCAGCTCAGTGGCATTGTCAGAACCGGAGCATTTCTTTGCTTTCTGTGGCTTGGATATGGAAATGATTGAGTGTTTGGGAAGAGAGAACTTCCTGTCTGGTGCCAGCTCCATAGACACTCTGTCACTGGCCCTGCGGAGCGTAGTGGAGGGCTGTGGTGGCTCAGAGCCGAGTGAATTCTCCCGCCACTCTGGAGATGGATTGTTTGAGGAAGAGCTGGTGGAGACACTTCCAACTGGTGTGTCCATTATTGAGAGAAACGCTCGAGTCATTAAGTGGCTTTATGGATGTAAGAACGCTGCTCGTGAGGGACCCAAAGAGTCAACTGTTTAA